A genomic window from Silene latifolia isolate original U9 population chromosome Y, ASM4854445v1, whole genome shotgun sequence includes:
- the LOC141630973 gene encoding PKS-NRPS hybrid synthetase cheA-like, with protein sequence MTASQVPVANILIELRNQNYKVTQKQVYNVRAREKKKVRGNRTSSEQLRTLADAHGYLHFHQTIPGKKKGTSELTDLLFAHPDSINLLKHYPFVLIADCTYNTNKYKMPLLEIVGITPVNKNFSVFYGFLENERGTAYDWAFKCIREVLDTDEEIVFVTDKEKALMNAIQKYFPNARHLLCRRHIEKDVEAWVKRVTKSGSRGEAFAKGRWKNLVNSATEAEYLENERICFEKYRLVPGLKKYLKETWLDLYKERFVSAWINNILHFGNVTTNRVEGAHASLKRLLKTSNGGFDTVFETIHNSVKLQIGEIVRELGRSRLIRLHIGVALNVYQRLNLNVSHHAINAIDLALQKAECNNCVKKVTHGLPCACEVIKLLDTDGCIELDSIHQFWKTLDVKTVVGEGVAEKEVEEENRLRKLVDEVIKGGAQSMKKVSEYIENMLHPPNIVDPEVKKTRGRPKKTSVSRTPSQWEYIEKEFPTESYERGRSTNTVGKDKEVPKKGRKRGRSNGSVAKEKEIPTKSSTPFQWPEDLCDIMISWITDWVNVIGDGNCGYRCIALDIYGDENEWLKVRRDLLDELESNKEFYTDIYAGVNNFVALCDRVSFSGGQCLRQYWFDTELLLVAANRYNAIFVGLSRRQSMTCLPTKATNVDEHGPRRIFSMVYLRAPEHFVWVRLGSRSPLPTLYSLGNVRYLNQIQDRLTLYQKQVPTKSSNGTTTIELDDL encoded by the exons ATGACTGCAAGTCAAGTTCCCGTGGCGAATATATTGATTGAGTTACGTAACCAGAATTATAAAGTTACGCAAAAACAAGTATACAATGTACGGGCCAGAGAGAAGAAAAAGGTGAGAGGAAATCGCACATCATCGGAACAATTACGAACACTTGCCGATGCTCATGGTTATCTACACTTTCATCAAACGATTCCCGGGAAGAAAAAAGGTACATCTGAGCTAACTGATCTCTTATTCGCTCATCCAGATTCAATAAATCTGTTGAAACATTATCCATTTGTCCTTATTGCTGATTGTACGTACAACACGAACAAGTATAAGATGCCGCTATTGGAAATTGTTGGTATTACACCAGTAAATAAAAATTTCTCTGTATTTTATGGGTTCCTGGAAAATGAAAGGGGGACGGCATATGATTGGGCGTTTAAGTGTATCAGGGAAGTATTAGATACAGATGAGGAGATAGTTTTTGTGACTGATAAAGAAAAAGCGTTAATGAATGCCATTCAGAAATATTTTCCAAATGCTAGACACTTGCTATGTAGACGTCACATAGAAAAAGACGTGGAGGCTTGGGTAAAGAGAGTAACAAAAAGTGGTTCAAGGGGTGAAGCATTCGCAAAAGGGAGATGGAAAAATTTGGTAAATTCTGCAACTGAGGCTGAATATTTGGAAAATGAGAGGATATgtttcgaaaaataccggcttgtCCCGGGATTGAAAAAATATTTGAAAGAGACATGGCTTGATCTATATAAAGAGAGATTCGTGTCCGCTTGGATTAACAACATCCTACATTTTGGGAATGTTACCACAAACAG AGTTGAGGGTGCGCATGCGTCGCTTAAGCGATTGTTAAAAACGTCCAATGGTGGTTTCGACACagtttttgaaacaattcataATTCTGTAAAACTTCAGATTGGAGAAATAGTCAGAGAATTGGGCCGCTCAAGACTTATTCGTCTTCATATTGGTGTGGCTTTGAATGTTTATCAAAGATTGAATTTAAATGTTAGCCACCACGCGATTAATGCTATAGACCTTGCACTACAAAAGGCAGAATGTAATAATTGTGTTAAGAAGGTGACACATGGTCTACCTTGCGCATGCGAAGTTATTAAGCTACTCGACACAG ATGGTTGTATTGAACTAGACTCTATTCACCAATTTTGGAAAACTTTAGATGTCAAGACAGTTGTTGGAGAAGGAGTTGCTGAAAAGGAGGTTGAGGAGGAAAATAGGTTACGCAAACTAGTTGATGAAGTGATAAAGGGTGGTGCACAATCGATGAAAAAAGTTTCTGAATACATTGAGAATATGTTGCATCCTCCTAACATTGTTGACCCTGAAGTTAAAAAGACAAGAGGGCGCCCAAAAAAAACCTCGGTTTCAAGAACACCATCACAATGGGAATACATTGAAAAGGAGTTTCCCACTGAGAGCTATGAAAGAGGGAGATCAACGAACACAGTCGGAAAGGACAAAGAGGTTCCTAAAAAGGGTCGTAAAAGAGGAAGAAGTAATGGTTCGGTCGCAAAGGAGAAAGAGATTCCTACAAAGAGTAGTACACCATTTCAGTGGCCGGAAGATTTATGTGATATCATGATAAGTTGGATAACGGACTGGGTGAATGTCATAGGTGATGGAAATTGCGGGTACCGCTGTATTGCTTTAGATATTTATGGCGATGAAAATGAATGGCTAAAGGTAAGACGTGATTTATTGGATGAGTTAGAGAGTAACAAGGAGTTCTATACTGATATTTATGCGGGTGTGAATAATTTTGTTGCCCTTTGCGATAGGGTTTCTTTTTCGGGGGGACAATGTTTGCGACAATATTGGTTTGACACTGAGTTATTGCTTGTTGCTGCCAATCGTTATAATGCAATTTTTGTGGGTTTGTCACGCCGTCAGAGTATGACTTGTTTACCAACGAAAGCAACAAATGTAGATGAACATGGTCCAAGAAGAATTTTCTCAATGGTCTACCTTCGAGCCCCGGAACATTTTGTATGG GTACGACTTGGAAGTAGGAGTCCATTACCAACGCTTTACTCGCTTGGTAATGTTCGATATCTGAATCAGATTCAAGATAGATTAACGCTTTATCAAAAACAAGTTCCAACCAAATCAAGCAATGGGACAACAACCATTGAATTAGATGACTTGTAA